Proteins encoded by one window of Halosolutus gelatinilyticus:
- a CDS encoding ABC transporter permease: MKRSEKDTSTDGGSVAPQQSLFETTADVERSRAERYRALIDEYVFAPGRIIWKDWRARIGITITTLFVLIGTVGVELVDRPYAGAGPELVGPFDSAYMTVIFGIPFWEYPLGTDSLGRGVFAQIVHATPAMLEMMFAGAIFSIVLSVVWGLLSGYKGGSVDQVMMAIADIVMTLPALPLVVVLAAILQPTEPWVIGIILVVNRWASFARSLRSEVLKLRHEPYVEASRTIGISTPAIITKDVLPNVMPLIVVNFVSTARNVIMASVGLYFLGLLPNTGFNWGVMMDNAYGQGAIYTKSLFHWFYPPMITIIFLSLGLLLLGQGLDRIFNPRIRARHAEHTRSDDESDAKQDEDVTVPDVQGGI; encoded by the coding sequence GTGAAGCGTTCTGAAAAAGACACGTCGACCGACGGTGGAAGCGTTGCCCCGCAGCAGTCGCTGTTCGAGACGACCGCGGACGTCGAGCGGTCCCGGGCAGAACGGTACCGGGCGCTGATCGACGAGTACGTCTTCGCCCCGGGGCGGATCATCTGGAAAGACTGGCGCGCGCGGATCGGGATCACCATCACGACGCTGTTCGTGCTGATTGGAACCGTCGGCGTGGAGCTCGTCGATAGACCGTACGCAGGCGCCGGGCCGGAACTCGTCGGCCCGTTCGACTCGGCTTACATGACCGTGATCTTCGGAATCCCGTTCTGGGAGTATCCCCTGGGCACCGACTCCTTGGGGCGCGGCGTCTTCGCCCAGATCGTCCACGCGACGCCAGCGATGCTCGAGATGATGTTCGCGGGAGCGATCTTCTCGATCGTCCTCTCGGTGGTCTGGGGACTGCTCTCGGGATACAAGGGCGGATCGGTAGACCAGGTCATGATGGCGATCGCGGACATCGTCATGACGCTCCCCGCGCTCCCGCTGGTCGTCGTCCTCGCGGCGATCCTCCAGCCGACGGAGCCCTGGGTGATTGGCATCATCCTCGTGGTCAACCGCTGGGCGAGCTTCGCGCGGTCGCTTCGCTCCGAGGTGCTGAAACTGCGCCACGAGCCCTACGTCGAGGCGTCGCGCACGATCGGGATCTCGACGCCCGCGATCATCACGAAGGACGTCCTCCCGAACGTCATGCCGCTCATCGTCGTGAACTTCGTTTCGACTGCGCGAAACGTGATCATGGCCTCGGTCGGGCTGTACTTCCTGGGGCTCCTGCCGAACACCGGGTTCAACTGGGGCGTCATGATGGACAACGCGTACGGCCAGGGAGCGATCTACACGAAGTCGTTGTTCCACTGGTTCTACCCGCCGATGATCACGATCATCTTCCTGTCACTGGGGCTGTTGCTCCTCGGACAGGGACTCGATCGGATCTTCAACCCCCGGATCCGGGCCCGCCACGCGGAACACACGCGCAGCGACGACGAGTCCGACGCCAAACAGGACGAAGACGTTACGGTGCCTGACGTACAGGGAGGGATATAA
- a CDS encoding substrate-binding domain-containing protein: MRSGDGAPSVGELTVGVTTSTYDSGLLDVLHAEFESRYGATVRAVSGGTGETIAHGERGDVDAVMAHARSLEDEFIRSGHGINRRDFTFGDFVVAGPPDDPAGIEELTTAHEAFARIAETEAAFLSRGDNSGTHVKELELWDAIGTSPTGEWYLETGQGMGKTLVQAGQRRAYLLTVRGNYIDMRDDLDLERFVEGPVTGGDPTLDNPYGIIVVNPARHPNVEYELAMLYTGFLTGIEGQRIIEDYTIDGKQVFYPDGLSEDPNFEQYSPANES; encoded by the coding sequence GTGCGGAGTGGCGACGGTGCGCCCAGCGTCGGTGAACTCACCGTTGGCGTGACGACCAGTACATACGATTCCGGCCTTCTGGACGTTCTTCACGCGGAATTCGAGTCGAGATACGGGGCAACTGTACGGGCCGTTTCCGGGGGGACCGGGGAGACGATCGCTCACGGCGAACGCGGGGACGTCGACGCCGTCATGGCCCATGCCAGGTCGCTCGAGGACGAGTTCATCCGATCCGGACACGGGATTAATCGGCGCGACTTTACGTTCGGCGACTTCGTCGTCGCCGGCCCGCCGGACGATCCGGCGGGGATCGAAGAGCTGACGACCGCGCACGAAGCGTTCGCTCGAATCGCGGAGACGGAAGCGGCGTTTCTCTCCCGCGGCGACAACTCCGGAACGCACGTGAAAGAACTGGAGCTCTGGGACGCGATCGGAACGTCGCCTACCGGCGAGTGGTATTTAGAGACGGGACAAGGGATGGGAAAGACGCTCGTTCAGGCCGGTCAGCGGAGGGCGTACCTGCTTACCGTTCGCGGAAACTACATCGATATGCGAGACGACCTCGATCTCGAACGCTTCGTGGAGGGACCGGTCACGGGCGGTGATCCGACGCTGGACAATCCGTACGGGATCATTGTAGTCAATCCGGCGAGACATCCGAACGTCGAATACGAACTCGCGATGTTGTACACGGGATTTCTTACCGGAATCGAAGGCCAGAGAATCATCGAAGACTACACGATCGACGGCAAACAGGTATTCTACCCGGACGGGCTCTCAGAAGATCCGAATTTTGAGCAGTACAGTCCCGCAAACGAGAGCTGA
- a CDS encoding DUF6220 domain-containing protein: MAEPMWVQLGRYGYLILAGFFVICVLVQIYIAGMAVFIDPSNWSLHTTFVHAFVPMLFILVVLALIGRLPRSLKVAPIGLFLLVAFQYMTAARYGSLVAAIHPVNAVVIFVVSALAVRRAWKSIPTSTPLR, encoded by the coding sequence ATGGCGGAACCAATGTGGGTTCAGCTGGGACGCTACGGGTATCTCATACTCGCAGGCTTCTTTGTAATCTGTGTCCTCGTGCAGATATACATCGCAGGAATGGCGGTATTCATCGATCCGTCGAATTGGTCCCTTCACACGACCTTCGTCCACGCCTTCGTGCCCATGCTCTTCATATTGGTCGTATTGGCCTTGATAGGCCGGCTCCCTCGATCTCTGAAAGTTGCTCCAATCGGGTTGTTTCTACTGGTCGCGTTTCAATATATGACAGCAGCGAGGTACGGTTCGCTCGTTGCAGCGATTCACCCAGTGAACGCTGTAGTAATCTTCGTTGTATCCGCTCTCGCAGTTAGGCGGGCGTGGAAATCGATTCCAACGAGTACGCCGCTCCGATAA
- a CDS encoding ABC transporter permease, whose translation MVSTRYFVKRTGMAFLTFYAVISFTFAMIRLMPGSPVDRLRAQLASAGQDPSAVARQVELYASINPEQPLWQQYVDYITSVATGDLGTSTWYNEPVAQILGNAMPWTIFISIVSIILIYLIGITTGAFMAYAEGSRFDVSWSGTSILLTSVPFYVVAVVLLWLLGYNLSLFPTSGHYGSGIEEGFNPQFIWSVIGHGALPIASLVIAGFGIVALQMRGNAIQVLGEDYLRVAQLRALPQRRIALRYVARNAFLPMYTSLMISLGTLFGSSIILEYIFQYPGVGYFMYQSISARDYPLMMGTFLFITAGVIVGVYIADLTYGFIDPRAGGGDREAF comes from the coding sequence ATGGTATCGACACGCTACTTCGTCAAGCGAACCGGGATGGCGTTCCTGACGTTCTACGCCGTGATATCGTTTACGTTCGCGATGATTCGACTGATGCCCGGTAGTCCGGTCGATCGTCTCCGAGCGCAGCTCGCAAGTGCCGGTCAGGATCCGAGTGCAGTTGCGCGTCAGGTAGAGCTCTACGCGTCGATAAACCCCGAACAGCCGCTCTGGCAGCAGTACGTGGACTATATAACGAGCGTCGCGACCGGCGATCTCGGCACGTCGACGTGGTACAACGAGCCGGTCGCGCAGATTCTCGGCAACGCTATGCCCTGGACGATCTTCATCTCGATCGTCTCGATCATACTGATCTACCTGATCGGGATCACCACAGGAGCGTTCATGGCGTACGCGGAGGGGAGCCGGTTCGACGTGTCCTGGTCGGGAACGTCGATTCTCCTGACCTCCGTGCCGTTCTACGTCGTCGCCGTCGTCCTCCTGTGGCTCCTGGGATACAACCTGAGCCTGTTCCCGACGAGCGGACACTACGGCTCCGGCATCGAGGAAGGATTCAACCCTCAGTTCATCTGGAGCGTCATCGGCCACGGGGCGCTTCCGATCGCCTCGCTGGTCATCGCCGGGTTCGGCATAGTCGCGCTCCAGATGCGTGGAAACGCCATCCAGGTGCTCGGTGAGGATTATCTCCGCGTCGCCCAGCTCCGCGCGCTGCCACAGCGGCGGATCGCGCTCCGGTACGTCGCTAGAAACGCGTTCCTCCCGATGTACACGTCGTTGATGATCTCGCTCGGCACGCTGTTCGGGAGTTCGATCATCCTCGAGTACATCTTCCAGTACCCCGGCGTCGGGTACTTCATGTACCAGAGTATCAGTGCCCGGGACTACCCGTTGATGATGGGGACGTTCCTGTTCATCACGGCCGGCGTGATCGTCGGAGTGTACATAGCGGACCTCACGTACGGGTTCATCGACCCGCGAGCAGGAGGTGGTGACCGTGAAGCGTTCTGA
- a CDS encoding nucleotidyltransferase domain-containing protein has protein sequence MTKQDITICIDAYPNADTDIFRIAVADDVLRLLADAHETEFTIPDLVDATGVTRSTVWRAVNLLDSIGTVRIRETPQRNYVSINPDRLQKDDPLLAIAQSEFHAPIRAFINRVQEAVSDADNITAVLGIIVFGSVARGEADRQSDIDLFVVVDGDRTSARRVVTDIVADLSEQRFDGDRFDFEPYVESAESARRVGPKLREIFTEGVTVYGSDRLQPIRKAVIADE, from the coding sequence ATGACGAAACAAGATATAACAATCTGCATCGATGCTTATCCGAATGCAGATACCGATATCTTTCGTATCGCGGTCGCAGACGACGTTCTCCGGCTCCTAGCCGACGCTCACGAAACGGAGTTTACGATCCCGGATCTTGTCGACGCGACAGGCGTCACTCGGTCGACGGTTTGGCGGGCCGTCAACCTCCTCGATAGCATCGGTACCGTTCGGATTCGAGAGACACCGCAACGAAACTACGTCTCGATTAACCCAGATCGACTCCAGAAAGACGATCCACTGCTCGCTATTGCCCAATCGGAGTTCCACGCGCCGATTCGAGCGTTCATAAACCGCGTCCAAGAGGCAGTTAGCGACGCCGACAATATCACTGCTGTTCTCGGCATCATCGTGTTCGGAAGCGTCGCCCGAGGCGAAGCTGACCGGCAGAGTGACATCGACCTGTTCGTCGTCGTTGACGGTGACCGGACGAGTGCTCGACGTGTCGTTACGGATATTGTCGCCGATCTCAGTGAGCAACGATTTGATGGTGACCGATTCGATTTCGAACCGTACGTCGAGTCCGCGGAGAGTGCACGTCGGGTAGGCCCGAAGCTCCGCGAAATCTTTACGGAGGGCGTGACTGTGTACGGCAGTGACCGACTCCAACCCATTCGGAAGGCGGTGATCGCCGATGAGTAG
- a CDS encoding nucleotidyltransferase family protein, with amino-acid sequence MSPSVETAIRIVGTLETDAVVFLPGDMPTVDAATVELLVDAYRAELGTVLAAAFDGRRGNPVLFDRSHFDALLDVTGDVGGLPVLAASDDSALIETGDPGVCIDVDTATDLRRQR; translated from the coding sequence CTGTCGCCGTCCGTCGAGACGGCGATCCGTATCGTCGGAACGCTGGAGACGGACGCAGTGGTGTTTCTTCCCGGAGATATGCCGACCGTCGATGCAGCCACTGTCGAGCTCCTCGTCGACGCGTATCGAGCGGAGCTGGGGACGGTGCTGGCCGCCGCCTTCGACGGCCGCCGCGGGAACCCGGTGCTATTCGACCGCAGCCACTTCGATGCGCTTCTCGACGTCACGGGCGACGTCGGGGGTCTCCCCGTATTGGCGGCAAGCGACGATAGCGCTCTCATCGAAACCGGCGATCCCGGCGTTTGCATCGACGTCGACACGGCCACTGATTTACGACGCCAGCGGTGA
- a CDS encoding ABC transporter ATP-binding protein, giving the protein MTVSESTDAIRNEAIETDDPILKVRNASVTFDMDRGVSRVLDDANLDIQRGEIIGIVGESGSGKSMFASALLDAVVDPGVLGGSIEYKPTTDESIDVLEVSTRELKQIRWSEISMVFQGAMSSFNPSMTVRGHFEETLDAHNAAHEAGMDRAYELLTDLYLEPERVMDSYPHELSGGMRQRALIALSMVLKPKVLVMDEPTAALDLLMQRSILQLLTNLKEKYDITMVFITHDLPLVAELADRIAVMYAFEFIEVAPTEEILSDASHPYTRALLNATPNMSTPLSEMRPVEGSAPDPVNVPHGCSYHPRCDLATEECREYDPGYHDVGDGHHAKCFHWEQAREEIPFTMPETNTGGDDE; this is encoded by the coding sequence ATGACTGTGAGCGAATCGACCGACGCGATCCGAAACGAGGCCATCGAGACCGACGACCCGATCCTCAAAGTGCGGAACGCGAGCGTGACCTTCGACATGGACAGGGGCGTCTCGCGAGTCCTCGACGACGCGAATCTCGACATCCAGCGCGGCGAGATCATCGGCATCGTCGGCGAGTCCGGCTCCGGCAAGTCGATGTTCGCCTCGGCGCTACTCGACGCGGTCGTCGATCCCGGCGTGCTCGGCGGATCGATCGAGTACAAGCCGACCACTGACGAGTCGATCGACGTTCTCGAGGTCAGCACCCGGGAACTCAAGCAGATCCGATGGTCGGAGATCTCGATGGTGTTCCAGGGAGCGATGAGTTCGTTCAACCCCTCCATGACGGTCCGCGGCCACTTCGAGGAGACGCTCGACGCCCACAACGCCGCGCACGAGGCGGGGATGGACCGGGCCTACGAACTGCTCACGGACCTGTACCTCGAACCCGAGCGCGTGATGGACTCGTACCCTCACGAACTCTCCGGCGGGATGCGCCAGCGCGCACTGATCGCGCTGAGCATGGTACTTAAACCCAAAGTGCTCGTGATGGACGAGCCGACGGCCGCGCTCGACCTGCTGATGCAGCGGTCGATCCTCCAGTTGCTCACCAACCTCAAGGAGAAGTACGACATCACGATGGTGTTCATCACCCACGACCTGCCGCTGGTCGCGGAACTCGCCGACCGGATCGCGGTGATGTACGCCTTCGAGTTCATCGAGGTGGCGCCGACGGAGGAGATACTCAGCGACGCCTCCCACCCCTACACGCGCGCGCTGCTCAACGCGACGCCGAACATGAGCACGCCGCTTTCGGAGATGCGGCCCGTCGAGGGATCGGCGCCGGATCCAGTCAATGTGCCCCACGGCTGTTCGTACCACCCGCGGTGCGACCTGGCGACCGAAGAGTGCCGAGAGTACGATCCCGGGTACCACGACGTCGGGGACGGCCACCACGCGAAGTGCTTCCACTGGGAGCAGGCGAGAGAGGAGATTCCGTTCACGATGCCCGAGACCAACACTGGAGGTGACGACGAATGA
- a CDS encoding hydroxyacid dehydrogenase: MNILVTLPAGPQRDVLFPSDVASRLESVGIVDWNDDDQLTSAELRERLRGVDVCVTGWGSPTLSADVLDGADSLELIGHVGGSVTSIASPAVYERGIPVVSANRAMAPFVAEGILAYMLTALRDTTGFDAAMKNGAWPGTCERTETLFGSSIGFVGLGDVGEELLSLLAPFDPTVRVYDPYASAEDIAAFEFATMAALDTVLESSDVVSIHASKTPETLHMLDAELLSMLPDGCLLVNAARGAIVDEDALVDELRTGRIRAALDVFEEEPLPESSPLRDLDDVVLGPHVAGAPTRYRLAETVIDEIERFDGGEPLENRVSRERYEHMTQDWLEAE, translated from the coding sequence GTGAACATCCTCGTCACACTACCGGCGGGTCCACAGCGTGACGTTCTCTTCCCGTCGGACGTCGCATCTCGGCTCGAATCGGTCGGTATCGTGGACTGGAACGACGACGACCAGCTCACGTCCGCGGAACTGCGCGAGCGCCTGCGCGGTGTCGACGTCTGCGTCACCGGGTGGGGCAGTCCGACGCTCTCGGCCGACGTGCTTGACGGCGCCGATTCGCTCGAACTGATCGGCCACGTCGGCGGAAGTGTCACCTCGATCGCGTCGCCAGCGGTGTACGAACGCGGGATCCCCGTCGTCAGCGCCAACCGCGCCATGGCGCCGTTCGTCGCTGAGGGGATCCTCGCGTATATGCTTACGGCGCTGCGCGACACAACCGGCTTCGACGCTGCGATGAAGAACGGAGCGTGGCCGGGGACCTGCGAGCGGACGGAGACGCTCTTCGGGTCGTCGATCGGGTTCGTTGGCCTCGGTGACGTCGGCGAGGAGCTGCTGTCGCTGCTCGCGCCGTTCGATCCGACGGTGCGAGTGTACGACCCGTACGCGAGCGCCGAGGACATCGCGGCGTTCGAGTTCGCCACGATGGCGGCGCTCGATACGGTACTGGAGTCGTCGGACGTGGTATCGATCCACGCCTCGAAGACGCCGGAGACGCTCCACATGCTCGACGCAGAGCTCCTGTCGATGCTCCCAGACGGTTGCCTGCTGGTGAACGCGGCCCGTGGTGCAATCGTCGACGAAGACGCGCTCGTCGACGAGCTACGGACGGGCCGCATTCGGGCCGCACTCGACGTGTTCGAGGAGGAGCCGCTCCCCGAATCGAGTCCGCTTCGGGACCTCGACGACGTCGTGCTCGGACCGCACGTCGCCGGGGCACCAACTCGGTACAGGTTGGCCGAAACCGTGATCGACGAGATAGAGCGGTTCGACGGCGGCGAGCCGCTGGAAAACCGGGTCTCGCGCGAGCGGTACGAACACATGACCCAGGACTGGCTGGAAGCCGAGTGA
- a CDS encoding ABC transporter ATP-binding protein, translating into MSSDRGDDVVVSLEDVEVHFEEESGGGFLNLFSEPDTVHAVDGVSLDIHENEMIALIGESGCGKTTLGKTAIGLQRPTGGSVKYRGQDVWDAKDGEGEIDIPFREIRKSLQIIHQDPGGALNPNRKVIANLESPLKKWEKHLSKADRAARVLGLLERVGMTPPDDYAYRYPHQLSGGEKQRVALIRALLMNPDLILADEAISALDVSLRIEMMDLMHELQDAFDTSFLFISHDFSNARYLTEKVGGRIGVMYLGELVEIGPAEKITKNPQHPYTKALVWATPDFESMNRSDEMPIRKIDIPDPVDPPSGCRFHTRCPAVIQPDDLDLNQEVWGKVLDCRKDLEADEIDLAELERRVTDDAGIEAEDDETPNVPEGDLVGEIRREYGIEDPLSQQRAEDVLSDGLRAYVRGDEEAAVDRLRELFTTPCEEITPPREPVGTEHVAACLLHREEYTDGAAETTSGVADD; encoded by the coding sequence ATGAGTTCCGATCGCGGCGACGACGTTGTGGTGTCGCTCGAGGACGTCGAGGTCCACTTCGAGGAGGAGTCAGGCGGCGGCTTCCTGAACCTGTTCTCGGAACCAGACACGGTCCACGCCGTCGACGGCGTCTCGCTGGACATCCACGAAAACGAGATGATCGCCCTGATCGGCGAGAGCGGCTGTGGCAAGACGACGCTGGGCAAGACCGCGATCGGTCTCCAGCGACCCACGGGCGGCTCCGTGAAGTATCGCGGACAGGACGTCTGGGACGCCAAGGACGGCGAGGGCGAGATCGACATCCCGTTCCGGGAGATCCGCAAGTCGCTGCAGATCATCCACCAAGATCCGGGCGGCGCCCTGAATCCGAACCGCAAGGTGATAGCCAACCTCGAGTCGCCGCTCAAGAAGTGGGAGAAGCACCTCTCCAAGGCGGACCGCGCTGCCCGGGTGTTGGGGCTATTAGAGCGCGTCGGCATGACGCCGCCGGACGACTATGCCTACCGCTACCCGCACCAGCTCTCGGGCGGCGAGAAACAGCGGGTCGCGCTGATCCGGGCGCTGCTGATGAACCCCGACCTCATCCTGGCCGACGAGGCCATCAGCGCGCTCGACGTCTCCCTGCGCATCGAGATGATGGACCTCATGCACGAGCTCCAGGACGCGTTCGACACGTCGTTCCTCTTTATCTCTCACGACTTCTCGAATGCCAGGTACCTCACCGAGAAGGTCGGCGGTCGAATCGGCGTGATGTACCTCGGCGAACTGGTCGAGATCGGCCCGGCCGAGAAGATCACGAAGAACCCCCAACACCCCTACACGAAGGCGTTGGTGTGGGCGACACCCGACTTCGAGTCGATGAACCGGTCTGACGAGATGCCGATCCGCAAGATCGACATCCCGGACCCGGTCGATCCGCCCAGCGGCTGCCGGTTCCATACCCGCTGTCCCGCGGTGATCCAGCCCGACGACCTCGACCTCAATCAGGAGGTGTGGGGGAAGGTCCTCGACTGCCGCAAGGACCTCGAAGCGGACGAGATCGACCTCGCGGAACTCGAGCGACGCGTCACAGACGACGCCGGTATCGAGGCCGAGGATGACGAGACACCGAACGTGCCGGAGGGCGATCTCGTCGGCGAGATCCGTCGCGAGTACGGCATCGAAGACCCGCTCTCACAGCAGCGCGCGGAGGACGTGCTGAGCGACGGACTTCGGGCGTACGTTCGGGGAGACGAAGAGGCCGCCGTAGATCGGCTCCGGGAGCTGTTCACGACACCGTGTGAAGAGATCACGCCGCCCCGGGAGCCGGTCGGAACGGAACACGTCGCAGCGTGCCTGCTCCACAGGGAGGAGTACACTGACGGCGCCGCCGAGACGACGTCCGGAGTGGCCGACGACTGA
- a CDS encoding GntP family permease, translating to MEFAVVPMQLGGQAPLISLAVGVAAIVFLLVVLDLPPFVALVISGFAVGTVSPAIPFANVPADYASAFGEGMADIGIPILMAAVIGKAMIESGAADRIVRGFNALFGEGKTELSLFGSSFVIAIPVFFDNVFYLLAPLARAARSRTGKNYTLYIVAVGAAGAVTHGFVPPTPGPLLAATELDANLGTTILIGLLTGLPTATVAGLGYGYWINRRIDIPLRDAMGTTVDEIEEKVQTPTSALPGLFESSLPILLAVLLVGANTAVETFVGENTPAASVTSYIGDPNFALTVAALAAAFTFYRVTDFSDESFSDELTDALQSGGNIAAITAAGGAFGAMLAEAGAGEYIAGGLENIGLGLLVTAWVIAAGVRVVQGSATVAIVTTAGIMAPFTGELTVNAAYLVMVIGAGATFCSWYNDSGFWIVKEIGGLTQAETLKTWTVATILIGVGGLISTLVFATILPFA from the coding sequence ATGGAATTCGCCGTCGTGCCCATGCAATTGGGGGGACAGGCGCCGCTCATATCGCTCGCAGTGGGAGTCGCAGCGATCGTGTTTCTCCTGGTCGTTCTCGATCTGCCGCCGTTCGTCGCGCTCGTTATCTCAGGATTCGCCGTTGGCACCGTTTCGCCCGCGATTCCCTTCGCCAATGTCCCCGCTGACTACGCCTCTGCATTCGGCGAGGGGATGGCCGACATCGGCATCCCAATCCTGATGGCGGCGGTCATCGGAAAGGCGATGATCGAGAGCGGTGCAGCGGATCGGATCGTGCGCGGGTTTAACGCACTCTTCGGAGAGGGAAAGACCGAACTGTCGCTTTTCGGCAGTAGCTTCGTAATCGCGATCCCGGTGTTCTTCGACAACGTCTTCTATCTGCTCGCTCCCCTTGCGCGGGCGGCTCGCTCCCGAACGGGCAAGAATTACACGCTGTATATCGTCGCCGTCGGCGCCGCCGGCGCGGTCACCCACGGTTTCGTCCCGCCAACGCCGGGCCCGCTGCTCGCAGCGACCGAACTCGACGCTAACCTCGGGACAACGATCCTTATCGGTCTCCTCACCGGACTTCCGACAGCAACCGTTGCCGGTCTCGGGTACGGATACTGGATCAATCGGCGTATCGACATTCCGCTGCGCGACGCGATGGGAACTACAGTCGACGAGATAGAAGAGAAAGTTCAAACACCGACCAGTGCCCTCCCCGGACTGTTCGAGTCCTCGCTTCCGATTCTCCTCGCAGTCCTCCTCGTGGGTGCGAACACCGCCGTCGAAACGTTTGTCGGAGAAAACACGCCAGCGGCTTCCGTCACCAGCTACATCGGCGATCCGAACTTCGCGCTGACGGTCGCCGCGCTCGCGGCGGCGTTCACGTTCTATCGCGTAACCGATTTCAGCGACGAATCGTTTTCGGACGAACTCACGGACGCGCTCCAGAGCGGCGGCAATATCGCCGCGATCACCGCTGCTGGCGGTGCCTTCGGCGCGATGCTCGCCGAAGCAGGTGCAGGCGAATACATCGCGGGCGGACTGGAAAACATCGGGCTGGGCCTTCTCGTGACGGCGTGGGTGATCGCCGCCGGAGTGCGCGTTGTGCAGGGATCGGCGACTGTCGCGATCGTCACCACGGCCGGAATAATGGCGCCGTTTACGGGCGAGTTGACGGTCAACGCCGCCTATCTCGTCATGGTGATCGGCGCAGGGGCGACGTTTTGTTCGTGGTACAACGACAGCGGCTTCTGGATCGTCAAGGAGATCGGTGGACTTACGCAAGCAGAAACACTCAAGACGTGGACCGTGGCGACGATCTTGATCGGTGTCGGCGGACTGATCAGCACGCTTGTCTTCGCGACGATCCTTCCGTTCGCGTGA
- a CDS encoding aminotransferase class V-fold PLP-dependent enzyme — protein sequence MSGESEQLDDTDSIYDELGVPPVINAASTKTRIGGSLIRPEAVEAMSRAAESFVRISDLQARASELISEVTNAEAGYVASGAAACLTLGTAACIAGEDLGTMSRLPHAGDAPNEVVMPRSHRNGYDHAIRLAGARIVDVGNNDNHLGTGSKNTELWEIEDAITEDTAAVAYMQKSYSQPDLSDVVDVAHEHDVPVIVDAAAELPPTRNLSRFIDEGADLVVFSGGKAIRGPQTTGILAGKQELIESAAMQHLDMHVAEEVWEPPTDLIDLDRFGGVPRQGAGRPLKVGKEELAGLIRAIELFVEEDHDVRTREWADRAELMADEFRDENGLTVTVTEGEKTAVAPEVFVRIDPDIAGIDAETLVGELRRENPRVFVGPDHLHESAFTVNPMCLTDDEAEYVAERIKLYLS from the coding sequence ATGAGCGGTGAAAGCGAGCAGCTCGACGACACAGACAGCATCTATGACGAACTCGGCGTACCGCCGGTCATCAACGCCGCGAGCACGAAGACTCGCATCGGCGGGAGCCTCATCCGTCCTGAGGCGGTCGAGGCGATGTCCCGGGCGGCGGAGTCGTTCGTCCGCATCTCGGACCTCCAGGCCCGCGCCAGCGAACTCATCTCCGAGGTCACCAACGCAGAGGCGGGCTACGTCGCCAGCGGCGCCGCTGCGTGTCTCACGCTCGGGACGGCCGCCTGCATCGCGGGCGAAGACCTCGGCACGATGAGCCGCCTCCCCCACGCCGGAGACGCCCCGAACGAGGTCGTGATGCCGCGATCGCACCGCAACGGGTACGACCACGCGATCCGACTCGCCGGCGCCCGCATCGTCGACGTCGGAAACAACGACAACCACCTCGGCACCGGGTCGAAGAACACGGAGCTGTGGGAGATCGAGGACGCGATCACAGAGGACACGGCTGCCGTCGCGTACATGCAGAAGTCGTACTCCCAGCCGGACTTGTCCGACGTCGTCGACGTCGCCCACGAGCACGACGTGCCGGTGATCGTCGACGCGGCCGCGGAGCTGCCCCCGACGAGAAACCTCTCGCGGTTTATCGACGAGGGCGCCGACCTCGTCGTCTTCAGCGGGGGCAAGGCGATCCGCGGCCCCCAGACAACGGGAATCCTCGCTGGCAAGCAAGAACTGATCGAGTCGGCCGCCATGCAGCACCTCGACATGCACGTTGCCGAAGAGGTGTGGGAACCGCCGACCGACCTGATCGACCTCGACCGCTTCGGCGGCGTGCCCCGTCAAGGCGCCGGCCGGCCGCTGAAGGTCGGCAAAGAGGAACTCGCGGGCCTCATCCGTGCGATCGAACTCTTCGTCGAGGAGGACCACGACGTTCGCACGCGCGAGTGGGCGGACCGGGCTGAACTGATGGCTGACGAGTTCCGCGACGAGAACGGCCTGACGGTCACGGTCACCGAGGGAGAGAAGACCGCCGTCGCGCCCGAAGTGTTCGTCCGAATCGACCCCGACATCGCGGGGATCGACGCCGAGACCCTCGTCGGTGAACTCCGCCGGGAGAACCCGCGCGTGTTCGTCGGTCCCGACCACCTCCACGAGTCGGCGTTCACCGTGAATCCGATGTGCCTCACCGACGACGAGGCCGAGTACGTCGCCGAGCGGATCAAGTTATATCTCAGTTGA